In the Solanum pennellii chromosome 5, SPENNV200 genome, one interval contains:
- the LOC107020942 gene encoding probable pre-mRNA-splicing factor ATP-dependent RNA helicase DEAH4, translated as MGDLPIVRFEEKIVETVKENPVVVVIGETGSGKSTQLPRILYRRGYAKSGIIAVTQPRRVAAVSVSRRVAQEQNVRIGEEVGYAIRFEDRTSEKTRIKYLTDGVLLRESLFNPELNQYSVIILDEAHERSLNTDILLGLMKRLIKWRHSNLKVLITSATLDGGKVSRFFSDCPVLTVPGELFPVEIVHISEPPKSYVEASLKKAIDIHVREPEGDILIFMTGQDDIEKLVLKLEERVQSLEEGSCMDALILPLHGSLPPEMQVRVFSPPPPNCRRFIVSTNIAETSLTVDGVVYVIDSGYVKQRQYNPSTGMYSLEVVQISKVQAKQRAGRAGRTRPGKCYRLYPSTVYHDDFLDATVPEIQRSSLAGTVLYLKSLDLADMDILKFDFLDSPSVKSLEDALKQLYLVDALDENGSITSLGRKMAELPLEPSLSRTLLEANELDCLSQALTVVSMLSSETTLLPAPSKSSEKKRRHTPLNLPDGFGLGDHIQLLQIYEQWYQTDYNIDWCKENNLQVRGMLFVRDVRKQLSQIMQKITEGSLDVQTSNRRRGGQQEYKNLRKALCIGYANQLAERMIRHNGYRPLGFKSELVQVHPSSVLKSDEDGMLPNYVVYHELIVTSRPFMRNVCAVEMRWVAPILAKLEKLNVFKLSGGSSQPDNQIQEVALTVEKKEIAAVQPPEDRASMIQAARERFLARKGQK; from the exons ATGGGGGATTTACCTATAGTACGATTTGAGGAGAAAATCGTAGAAACAGTGAAGGAAAACCCAGTAGTAGTTGTTATTGGTGAGACTGGTTCTGGTAAAAGTACACAACTTCCACGAATACTTTACCGAAGGGGCTATGCTAAATCTGGAATCATCGCTGTTACTCAGCCTCGCCGTGTTGCTGCTGTTTCTGTTTCTAG ACGAGTTGCACAGGAGCAAAATGTTCGAATTGGAGAGGAAGTCGGTTATGCCATAAGATTTGAAGATAGAACTTCGGAAAAAACCCGTATCAA GTATCTTACGGATGGAGTGCTCCTTCGTGAGAGTCTTTTTAATCCGGAGCTGAATCAGTATTCCGTCATCATATTGGATGAAGCTCATGAGAGGAGTTTGAACAC GGATATATTGCTAGGTCTAATGAAAAGATTAATCAAATGGCGTCACTCAAACTTGAAAGTCTTGATCACATCAGCAACTCTTGATGGTGGAAAGGTATCTAGGTTCTTCTCTGACTGCCCCGTCCTTACTGTACCAGGAGAGTTATTTCCCGTGGAAATAGTACACATCTCAGAGCCTCCTAAAAGCTATGTCGAAGCTTCTTTAAAAAAAGCTATTG ATATTCACGTACGGGAGCCAGAAGgggacattttaatatttatgacaGGGCAG GATGACATAGAGAAGTTGGTACTGAAGTTGGAGGAGAGAGTTCAAAGTTTAGAAGAAGGTTCTTGTATGGATGCCCTAATCCTTCCTCTTCATGGATCCTTACCACCTGAGATGCAG GTGCGTGTTTTCAGTCCTCCACCTCCAAATTGTCGGCGGTTTATTGTTTCTACAAATATTGCTGAAACTTCCTTGACTGTTGACGGTGTTGT GTATGTTATTGACTCTGGGTATGTGAAGCAGCGACAGTATAACCCATCCACTGGCATGTACTCGTTAGAGGTTGTTCAGATTAGCAA GGTGCAGGCAAAGCAGCGTGCAGGACGTGCTGGAAGAACACGTCCTGGAAAATGTTATCGTTTATATCCCTCTACCGTTTACCATGATGACTTTTTGGATGCAACGGTTCCTGAAATACAAAGGTCTTCACTGGCTGGAACTGTACTTTATTTGAAGTCCTTAGATCTTGCCGATATGGATATTCTCAAATTTGATTTTCTTGACTCTCCTTCCG TCAAGTCTTTGGAGGATGCCTTGAAGCAATTATATTTAGTTGATGCACTTGATGAAAATGGTTCAATCACAAGTCTTGGACGAAAAATGGCTG AGCTTCCACTGGAACCTTCTCTTTCGAGGACCTTATTAGAGGCAAATGAGTTGGATTGCTTGTCCCAAGCATTGACTGTTGTTTCCATGTTGTCTTCTGAGACCACATTGCTTCCCGCCCCAAG TAAGAGCTCTGAGAAGAAGAGGAGGCACACTCCTTTGAACCTTCCTGATGGTTTTGGCTTGGGTGATCACATCCAGCTACTCCAAATTTATGAGCAATGGTACCAGACCGACTACAACATAGACTGGTGTAAAGAAAACAACTTACAG GTCCGCGGGATGTTGTTTGTGAGAGATGTCAGGAAACAGTTATCTCAAATAATGCAAAAAATCACTGAAG GCTCATTAGATGTCCAAACAAGCAATAGACGGAGAGGTGGCCAACAGGAGTACAAAAATTTGAGGAAAGCACTGTGCATTGGCTACGCAAATCAGCTTGCTGAACGAATGATTCGACATAACGGGTATCGGCCTCTTGGTTTCAAGTCTGAACTCGTACAG GTCCATCCATCTTCTGTGCTAAAATCAGATGAGGATGGGATGCTTCCAAACTATGTCGTCTATCATGAATTAATAGTTACATCACGCCCATTTATGCGTAATGTATGTGCAGTTGAGATGCGATGGGTTGCACCAATCTTAGCGAAGCTTGAGAAACTAAATGTGTTCAAACTGAG TGGGGGATCTAGCCAGCCGGATAACCAAATTCAAGAAGTAGCTTTGACtgtggaaaagaaagaaattgcTGCAGTTCAGCCACCCGAAGACCGTGCCAGCATGATACAAGCTGCTCGGGAACGGTTTCTAGCTCGGAAAGGTCAGAAGTAG